One genomic segment of Trichoplusia ni isolate ovarian cell line Hi5 chromosome 5, tn1, whole genome shotgun sequence includes these proteins:
- the LOC113494546 gene encoding protein obstructor-E-like: MLSRQHWTGLIVLVVYATFASCAQVEDPCKTKSRVVADDKYCDKYWECDNGQSIQYDCPNGLVFAGKHRGVTEGCDYPWRSNYCEYPKVQTNPPIGTEHCDWLYGIFGHETSCTRYWTCWNGTATEQLCIGGLLYNENAHSCDWPENVDGCQKHPLCNEDPNGNVPLGKSCNRYWQCQGGYPRLQRCPAMLVFDRRSLRCVVPPTEDCDVPTTTPPPLEEENQDSRPNTHKSQRPSHGEFQDRQRQASRN; the protein is encoded by the exons ATGTTATCGAGACAACATTGGACGGGTTTGATCG TACTGGTGGTATACGCAACCTTCGCATCATGCGCGCAAGTTGAGGACCCCTGCAAGACCAAGTCCAGGGTTGTGGCTGATGACAAATACTGCGACAAGTACTGGGAGTGCGACAATGGCCAGTCCATTCAGTACGACTGCCCCAATGGCCTGGTCTTCGCGGGGAAACACCGAGGAGTGACGGAGGGATGCGACTATCCATGGAGGTCGAATTACTGCGAATATCCTAAAGTGCAAACTA ACCCGCCAATCGGCACGGAGCACTGCGACTGGCTGTACGGCATCTTCGGGCACGAGACCTCCTGCACCAGGTACTGGACCTGCTGGAACGGGACCGCCACGGAACAGCTCTGCATCGGAGGCCTGCTCTACAACGAGAACGCCCACTCCTGCGACTGGCCAGAAAATGTGGACGGCTGTCAGAAACATC CGCTTTGCAACGAAGACCCCAACGGCAACGTGCCCCTCGGCAAGTCCTGCAACAGGTACTGGCAGTGCCAGGGCGGGTACCCTCGTCTGCAGAGGTGTCCTGCTATGCTGGTCTTCGACAGGAGGTCTCTAAGATGCGTGGTCCCACCCACTGAGGACTGTGATGTCCCCACCACCACACCGCCACCGCTAGAAGAGGAGAACCAGGATTCGAGACCC AACACGCACAAGAGCCAGCGACCTTCGCACGGCGAGTTCCAGGACCGCCAAAGACAAGCATCTAGAAATTAA